Proteins co-encoded in one Nonomuraea helvata genomic window:
- a CDS encoding dihydrofolate reductase family protein gives MSKVISAHAVSVDGYITGREPGPGRGLGDGTMLFDWYFDGGTPSQVFDGFKLSEPSARVFDGLAGRVGAVVAGRNTYEDSDRFGGGSPHPGARLIVLSHRAAPELTERQTLVTTGIEDAIAAAREAADGKDVGLMGGGALTSALQAGLVDEVILHQVPVLLGGGRPFFQALPEHVRLRLVEAVPAPGVTHLHYEVVR, from the coding sequence ATGAGCAAGGTCATCAGCGCCCACGCGGTGTCGGTCGACGGTTACATCACCGGCCGCGAGCCCGGCCCGGGGCGCGGACTCGGCGACGGGACGATGCTCTTCGACTGGTACTTCGACGGCGGCACGCCCAGCCAGGTGTTCGACGGCTTCAAGCTGAGCGAGCCCAGTGCCCGGGTCTTCGACGGCCTCGCCGGACGTGTGGGCGCGGTCGTGGCGGGGCGCAACACGTACGAGGACTCCGACCGTTTCGGCGGCGGCAGCCCCCACCCGGGGGCCCGGCTGATCGTCCTGAGCCATCGGGCGGCGCCGGAGCTGACCGAACGGCAGACCCTCGTCACCACCGGCATCGAGGACGCGATCGCGGCGGCCCGAGAGGCCGCCGATGGCAAGGACGTCGGCCTCATGGGCGGCGGCGCGCTGACCTCCGCGCTTCAAGCCGGTCTGGTCGACGAGGTGATCCTCCACCAGGTGCCGGTCCTGCTCGGCGGCGGCCGCCCCTTCTTCCAGGCGCTGCCCGAGCACGTGCGCCTGCGCCTGGTCGAAGCCGTCCCGGCGCCCGGCGTGACCCATCTCCACTACGAGGTGGTCCGCTGA
- a CDS encoding FABP family protein — protein sequence MEEPEVHPDLEPIAFLLGRWEGAGVGGYPTIESFNFGQEIEFGHNGKPFLSYVSRTWLLDQDGNRVKPLATESGYWRPQPDRQIEVVLAHPTGIVEVYIGEVVFHKIELRTDVVARTSSAKEYTAGHRLYGLVKGNLMWAYEMAALGHPLTDHMSAELKKVA from the coding sequence ATGGAAGAACCTGAGGTGCACCCCGACCTGGAGCCGATCGCGTTCCTGCTGGGGCGGTGGGAAGGCGCCGGCGTGGGCGGCTATCCGACGATCGAGAGCTTCAACTTCGGTCAGGAGATCGAGTTCGGGCACAACGGGAAGCCGTTCCTGTCCTACGTGAGCCGCACCTGGCTGCTCGACCAGGACGGCAACCGGGTCAAGCCGCTGGCCACCGAGTCCGGATACTGGCGTCCCCAGCCTGACAGGCAGATCGAGGTGGTGCTCGCGCACCCGACCGGGATCGTCGAGGTCTACATCGGCGAGGTCGTCTTCCACAAGATCGAGCTGCGTACGGACGTCGTCGCCCGCACCTCCTCGGCCAAGGAGTACACCGCGGGCCACCGGCTGTACGGGCTGGTCAAGGGCAACCTCATGTGGGCCTACGAGATGGCGGCCCTGGGACACCCGCTCACGGATCACATGTCGGCGGAGCTGAAGAAGGTAGCTTGA
- a CDS encoding putative quinol monooxygenase — translation MYGALVRLVLKPGKRAEFLEFARWNIQVVRDSEPGTLRHDLWEVETEPDVVYVYEVYTDEAAFERHIENEPVRKFGEIMNDLVEGWTMVIPFGHSVASNTVEPAGQ, via the coding sequence ATGTACGGAGCACTCGTCAGACTCGTACTCAAGCCAGGGAAGCGAGCCGAGTTCCTGGAGTTCGCGCGCTGGAACATCCAGGTGGTCAGGGATTCCGAGCCGGGCACGCTGCGCCACGACCTGTGGGAGGTCGAGACGGAACCCGACGTGGTGTACGTCTACGAGGTCTACACGGACGAGGCCGCCTTCGAGCGCCACATCGAGAACGAGCCGGTGCGGAAGTTCGGCGAGATCATGAACGACCTGGTCGAGGGCTGGACCATGGTCATCCCCTTCGGACACAGCGTGGCGTCGAACACGGTCGAGCCCGCGGGTCAGTAG
- a CDS encoding transglycosylase domain-containing protein: protein MSPSSPLSSLARLTGAAVAAGALLAALALPAVGGTGTLVVSATETLDLRPARLEEPPLAQTSVVYDAKGNRIAQFYAENRKVVRLDQIADVMRTAIVAIEDFRFYEHGAIDFEGTVRALAKNLSSGGIAQGGSSITQQYVKQVLLNSADTEAGKNKALEASYARKLKELRYAMGVEEKYSKDEILRRYLNIAYFGAGANGVEAAARRFFGVSAADLSLAQAATLAGAVQNPNSTDPELGKQARERLLQRRDVVLDRMAELGRITPEQAAQAKAEKLGYKGVEAPNGCQASRYPYFCEYVRYELLTNPAFGRTQRIREQRFERGGLKIYTTLEPKAQRAAETAIRKHVFASDRALAAEALVEPGTGKIRAMAASRPYGRSAKRKEISYNPVADKSHGGLIGFQAGSTFKTFTLITALEQGMKIDDGISVSNAYTAPGYASFKNCKGQNMGIPSWTVTNDEGSPGFKTLATGTWGSVNTFFMALEQRVGLCETVRTAKSLGIERADGGPLQEYETFTLGINEMDPVTVATAYAAVAARGTYCAPMAITKVTEAGTTTPYEPSCGKALDPEVADATAHVLSGVFTKGTMRGVGGIGRPAAGKTGTTDGYATAWFAGFTPDLAGAVSVGDPRGSQRYKLTGVTIGGRYFGAVAGASVPGPIWKDTMTAALKDVPASDFTPLNTARFGGCSESCAPAREDHPETEQD from the coding sequence ATGTCCCCTTCGAGCCCGTTGTCGAGCCTTGCCCGTCTGACCGGGGCGGCCGTGGCCGCCGGCGCCCTGCTGGCCGCGCTCGCGCTGCCCGCCGTGGGCGGCACGGGCACGCTGGTCGTCTCGGCCACCGAGACGCTGGATCTCAGGCCCGCCCGGCTCGAAGAGCCGCCCCTGGCCCAGACCTCGGTCGTGTACGACGCCAAGGGCAACCGCATCGCCCAGTTCTACGCCGAGAACCGCAAGGTCGTCCGTCTCGACCAGATCGCCGATGTGATGCGGACGGCGATCGTCGCCATCGAGGACTTCCGCTTCTACGAGCACGGCGCGATCGACTTCGAGGGCACCGTCCGGGCCCTGGCCAAGAACCTCAGCTCGGGCGGCATCGCCCAGGGCGGCTCGTCGATCACCCAGCAGTACGTCAAGCAGGTCCTGCTGAACTCGGCCGACACGGAGGCGGGCAAGAACAAGGCGCTGGAGGCCAGCTACGCGCGCAAGCTCAAGGAGCTGCGGTACGCGATGGGCGTCGAGGAGAAGTACTCCAAGGACGAGATTCTCCGTAGATATCTGAACATCGCGTACTTCGGGGCGGGCGCCAACGGCGTGGAGGCGGCGGCGCGGCGCTTCTTCGGCGTCTCGGCGGCCGACCTGAGCCTCGCCCAGGCGGCGACCCTGGCCGGCGCCGTCCAGAACCCCAACAGCACCGATCCCGAGCTCGGGAAGCAGGCCCGCGAGCGGCTGCTGCAGCGCCGCGACGTGGTGCTGGACCGGATGGCGGAGCTCGGCCGGATCACGCCGGAGCAGGCGGCCCAGGCCAAGGCGGAGAAGCTCGGTTACAAGGGGGTCGAGGCGCCCAACGGCTGCCAGGCCAGCCGGTATCCCTACTTCTGCGAGTACGTCCGCTACGAGCTGCTCACCAACCCCGCCTTCGGCAGGACGCAGCGGATCAGGGAGCAGCGGTTCGAGCGCGGCGGCCTGAAGATCTACACCACTTTGGAGCCGAAGGCCCAGCGGGCAGCTGAGACGGCGATCAGGAAGCACGTGTTCGCCTCGGACCGCGCGCTGGCCGCCGAGGCGCTGGTCGAGCCGGGCACGGGCAAGATCAGGGCGATGGCGGCCAGCCGTCCCTACGGCCGGTCGGCCAAGCGGAAGGAGATCTCCTACAACCCGGTGGCGGACAAGTCGCACGGCGGGCTGATCGGTTTCCAGGCGGGCTCGACGTTCAAGACGTTCACCCTGATCACGGCGCTCGAGCAGGGCATGAAGATCGACGACGGGATCAGCGTGAGCAACGCCTACACCGCTCCCGGCTATGCCTCGTTCAAGAACTGCAAGGGTCAGAACATGGGCATTCCCTCCTGGACGGTCACCAACGACGAGGGCTCGCCCGGATTCAAGACGCTGGCGACCGGCACGTGGGGCTCGGTGAACACGTTCTTCATGGCGCTGGAGCAGCGGGTCGGCCTGTGCGAGACGGTGCGGACGGCCAAGTCGCTGGGCATCGAGCGGGCGGACGGCGGTCCGCTGCAGGAGTACGAGACGTTCACGCTCGGGATCAACGAGATGGACCCGGTGACCGTGGCCACCGCGTACGCGGCCGTCGCGGCGCGCGGCACGTACTGCGCGCCCATGGCCATCACCAAGGTGACCGAGGCGGGCACGACGACGCCGTACGAGCCGTCGTGCGGCAAGGCGCTGGACCCGGAGGTGGCCGACGCCACCGCGCACGTCCTGTCCGGCGTGTTCACCAAGGGCACGATGCGCGGGGTCGGCGGCATCGGCCGCCCGGCGGCGGGCAAGACGGGCACCACGGACGGGTACGCCACGGCCTGGTTCGCCGGGTTCACCCCTGACCTCGCGGGGGCCGTCAGCGTGGGCGACCCCCGTGGTTCGCAGCGGTACAAGCTCACCGGGGTCACCATCGGCGGCCGGTACTTCGGCGCGGTGGCCGGCGCCTCGGTGCCCGGACCGATCTGGAAGGACACCATGACGGCGGCGCTCAAGGACGTGCCGGCCTCGGACTTCACCCCGCTGAACACGGCCCGCTTCGGCGGCTGCTCCGAGAGCTGCGCGCCGGCCCGCGAGGACCACCCGGAAACGGAGCAGGACTAG
- a CDS encoding helix-turn-helix domain-containing protein, with the protein MQRTQFGEMACSIARTLDVIGEPWSPLILRDVWVGMSRFDQIQADLGISRKVLTERLNHLVDQGVLERRPYDQRPRYEYHLTVKGAELVDLLMVMAGWGDRWLAGEAGPPVLYRHHACGEISSVDLRCAHCGEPMHAGDVDPLPGPGAAT; encoded by the coding sequence ATGCAACGCACACAGTTCGGGGAGATGGCCTGCTCGATCGCGCGCACCCTCGACGTGATCGGTGAGCCGTGGTCGCCGCTGATCCTGCGGGACGTATGGGTAGGCATGAGTCGCTTCGACCAGATCCAGGCCGATCTCGGGATCTCGCGCAAGGTGCTGACCGAACGGCTCAACCACCTCGTCGACCAGGGCGTGCTCGAACGCCGCCCCTACGACCAGCGGCCGCGCTACGAGTACCACCTGACGGTGAAGGGCGCCGAGCTGGTCGACCTGCTCATGGTCATGGCCGGCTGGGGAGACAGGTGGCTCGCGGGCGAGGCCGGGCCACCGGTGCTCTACCGCCACCACGCGTGCGGTGAGATCAGCAGTGTCGACCTGCGCTGCGCCCACTGCGGCGAGCCGATGCACGCAGGCGACGTCGACCCGCTGCCGGGCCCCGGTGCAGCCACGTGA
- a CDS encoding DsrE family protein, translating into MGRSLVIKVTAGADAPERCNQAFTVAAAALASGVPVSLWLTGEASWFALPGRAKEFSLPHAAPLADLLDAVLAGGRVTLCTQCAARRDITVDDVIEGVRIAGAPAFVEEAVSEGAQALVY; encoded by the coding sequence ATGGGACGATCACTCGTGATCAAGGTGACCGCCGGGGCGGATGCTCCCGAGCGGTGCAACCAGGCCTTCACCGTCGCCGCGGCCGCGCTCGCGAGCGGTGTGCCCGTTTCTCTCTGGCTGACCGGCGAGGCGTCGTGGTTCGCGCTGCCGGGCCGGGCCAAGGAGTTCAGCCTGCCACATGCCGCACCGCTCGCGGACCTGCTCGACGCCGTGCTGGCGGGAGGGCGGGTGACGCTCTGCACCCAGTGCGCGGCCCGCAGGGACATCACCGTGGACGACGTCATCGAGGGGGTCCGCATCGCGGGCGCTCCGGCGTTCGTCGAGGAAGCGGTCAGCGAGGGCGCGCAGGCCCTGGTCTACTGA